In Serinus canaria isolate serCan28SL12 chromosome 5, serCan2020, whole genome shotgun sequence, the following proteins share a genomic window:
- the LOC103827030 gene encoding vitamin D 25-hydroxylase isoform X2, with protein MDCNGNDPGSTYSRENLIFSVGELIIAGTETTTNVLRWAVLFMALYPNIQGQVQKEIDLVIGPNKMPTLEEKCKMPYTEAVLHEVLRFCNIAPLGIFHATSKDTVVRGYTIPGGTTVITNLYSVHFDEKYWSNPEVFFPERFLDSSGQFVKKDAFIPFSLGRRHCLGEQLARMEMFIFFTSLLQRFHLHFPHGVIPELKPRLGMTLQPQPYLVCAERR; from the exons ATGGATTGCAATGGAAACGACCCAGGATCTACATATTcaagagaaaatttaattttctccgTTGGAGAACTCATCATAGCTGGGACAGAAACCACTACAAATGTTTTAAGATGGGCAGTGTTATTTATGGCTCTTTACCCAAACATTCAAG GGCAAGTTCAGAAAGAAATTGATCTTGTCATTGGCCCAAACAAAATGCCCACCTTGGAAGAGAAGTGCAAGATGCCCTACACGGAGGCTGTTCTGCACGAGGTGCTGAGGTTCTGTAACATAGCCCCACTGGGGATTTTCCATGCCACTTCCAAAGACACTGTTGTGCGTGGCTACACCATTCCTGGAGGCACCACAGTCATCACCAACCTCTACTCTGTCCACTTTGATGAAAAATACTGGAGCAATCCAGAAGTGTTTTTTCCTGAGAGGTTTTTGGACAGCAGTGGGCAGTTTGTCAAGAAAGATGCGTTCATTCCTTTTTCCCTAG GAAGAAGACATTGCCTTGGAGAACAGCTGGCTCGAatggaaatgtttattttcttcacctCGTTGCTCCAACGGTTCCACCTGCATTTCCCTCATGGAGTGATCCCAGAGCTGaagcccaggctggggatgaccctgcagccccagccgTACCTGGTCTGCGCCGAAAGGCGGtga
- the LOC103827030 gene encoding vitamin D 25-hydroxylase isoform X1, translated as MRVAAEPGARPGAATATAPAGSGTWLLPLAAVLALLLALVVRQLLKQRRPPGFPPGPAGLPLLGNIPALGAEQPHVYLRRQSQIHGQIFSLDLGGISAVVLNGYDAVKECLVHQSEIFADRPSLPLFKKLTNMGGLLNSKYGRGWTEHRKLAVNSFRVFGYGQKSFEHKISEESLFFLDAIDTYKGRPFDLKHLITNAVSNITNLIIFGERFTYEDTEFQHMIEIFSENVELAASASVFLYNAFPWIGILPFGKHQQLFKNAAEVYEFLHELIERVSENRKPQSPRHFVDAYLDEMDCNGNDPGSTYSRENLIFSVGELIIAGTETTTNVLRWAVLFMALYPNIQGQVQKEIDLVIGPNKMPTLEEKCKMPYTEAVLHEVLRFCNIAPLGIFHATSKDTVVRGYTIPGGTTVITNLYSVHFDEKYWSNPEVFFPERFLDSSGQFVKKDAFIPFSLGRRHCLGEQLARMEMFIFFTSLLQRFHLHFPHGVIPELKPRLGMTLQPQPYLVCAERR; from the exons ATGCGGGTGGCGGCGGAGCCGGGGGCGCGCCCGGGCGCGGCGACAGCGACAGCCCCAGCGGGCAGCGGCACTTGGCTGCTGCCGCTGGCGGCGGTGCTGGCGCTGCTGCTGGCGTTGGTGGTGCGGCAGCTGCTGAAGCAGCGGCGGCCGCCCGGCttcccgcccggccccgcggggctgcCGCTGCTCGGCAACATCCCCGCGCTGGGCGCCGAGCAGCCGCACGTCTACCTGCGGCGGCAGAGCCAGATCCACGGGCAG ATCTTCAGCCTTGACCTTGGGGGAATATCAGCCGTTGTGCTGAATGGCTACGATGCAGTGAAGGAATGCCTTGTCCATCAAAGTGAAATTTTTGCAGACAGGCCATCTCTTCCCTTGTTCAAGAAACTGACAAACATGGGAG gcTTACTGAACAGTAAATATGGCAGAGGATGGACAGAACACCGCAAATTAGCTGTAAATTCCTTTCGAGTTTTTGGATATGGCCAAAAGTCCTTTGAACACAAAATTTCAGAAGaatctctgttttttcttgatGCCATTGATACATACAAAGGCAGACCCTTTGACCTTAAGCACTTGATAACAAATGCTGTTTCAAACATTActaatttgattatttttggaGAACGTTTCACATACGAAGATACAGAATTTCAGCACATGATTGAGATTTTTAGCGAAAACGTTGAATTAGCTGCTAgtgcttctgtatttttatataatgcTTTCCCTTGGATTGGTATCTTGCCATTTGGGAAACACCAGCAGCTGttcaaaaatgcagctgaagtCTATGAGTTTCTTCATGAGCTTATTGAACGTGTCTCTGAAAATAGGAAGCCTCAGTCACCTCGACATTTCGTAGATGCATATTTAGATGAGATGGATTGCAATGGAAACGACCCAGGATCTACATATTcaagagaaaatttaattttctccgTTGGAGAACTCATCATAGCTGGGACAGAAACCACTACAAATGTTTTAAGATGGGCAGTGTTATTTATGGCTCTTTACCCAAACATTCAAG GGCAAGTTCAGAAAGAAATTGATCTTGTCATTGGCCCAAACAAAATGCCCACCTTGGAAGAGAAGTGCAAGATGCCCTACACGGAGGCTGTTCTGCACGAGGTGCTGAGGTTCTGTAACATAGCCCCACTGGGGATTTTCCATGCCACTTCCAAAGACACTGTTGTGCGTGGCTACACCATTCCTGGAGGCACCACAGTCATCACCAACCTCTACTCTGTCCACTTTGATGAAAAATACTGGAGCAATCCAGAAGTGTTTTTTCCTGAGAGGTTTTTGGACAGCAGTGGGCAGTTTGTCAAGAAAGATGCGTTCATTCCTTTTTCCCTAG GAAGAAGACATTGCCTTGGAGAACAGCTGGCTCGAatggaaatgtttattttcttcacctCGTTGCTCCAACGGTTCCACCTGCATTTCCCTCATGGAGTGATCCCAGAGCTGaagcccaggctggggatgaccctgcagccccagccgTACCTGGTCTGCGCCGAAAGGCGGtga
- the CALCB gene encoding calcitonin gene-related peptide 2 isoform X2, with protein sequence MVMLKISSFLAVYALVVCQMDSFQAAPVRPGLESITDRVALSDYEARRLLNALVKEFIQMTAEELEQASEGNSSVTAQKRACNTATCVTHRLADFLSRSGAVGKNNFVPTNVGSKAFGRRRRSVQM encoded by the exons ATGGTTATGCTGAAGATTTCATCTTTCCTTGCTGTTTATGCCTTGGTTGTGTGCCAGATGGACAGCTTCCAGGCAGCCCCAGTCAG ACCTGGCTTGGAGTCCATCACGGACCGAGTGGCTCTCAGTGATTACGAAGCTCGGAGGTTATTAAACGCGCTGGTGAAAGAGTTCATACAGATGacagcagaagagctggagcAAGCCTCCGAGGGGAACAG CAGCGTAACAGCACAGAAGAGGGCCTGCAACACAGCCACCTGTGTGACCCACCGCCTGGCAGACTTCCTGAGCAGGTCAGGGGCAGTGGGCAAGAACAACTTTGTGCCAACCAACGTGGGCTCCAAGGCCTtcggcaggaggaggagaagcgTCCAGATGTGA
- the CALCB gene encoding calcitonin gene-related peptide 2 isoform X3: MVMLKISSFLAVYALVVCQMDSFQAAPVRPGLESITDRVALSDYEARRLLNALVKEFIQMTAEELEQASEGNSVTAQKRACNTATCVTHRLADFLSRSGAVGKNNFVPTNVGSKAFGRRRRSVQM; this comes from the exons ATGGTTATGCTGAAGATTTCATCTTTCCTTGCTGTTTATGCCTTGGTTGTGTGCCAGATGGACAGCTTCCAGGCAGCCCCAGTCAG ACCTGGCTTGGAGTCCATCACGGACCGAGTGGCTCTCAGTGATTACGAAGCTCGGAGGTTATTAAACGCGCTGGTGAAAGAGTTCATACAGATGacagcagaagagctggagcAAGCCTCCGAGGGGAACAG CGTAACAGCACAGAAGAGGGCCTGCAACACAGCCACCTGTGTGACCCACCGCCTGGCAGACTTCCTGAGCAGGTCAGGGGCAGTGGGCAAGAACAACTTTGTGCCAACCAACGTGGGCTCCAAGGCCTtcggcaggaggaggagaagcgTCCAGATGTGA
- the CALCB gene encoding calcitonin gene-related peptide 2 isoform X1 — protein sequence MVMLKISSFLAVYALVVCQMDSFQAAPVRPGLESITDRVALSDYEARRLLNALVKEFIQMTAEELEQASEGNSLDKPISKRCASLSTCVLGKLSQELHKLQTYPRTDVGAGTPGKKRNVLSDLEHERYANYGESP from the exons ATGGTTATGCTGAAGATTTCATCTTTCCTTGCTGTTTATGCCTTGGTTGTGTGCCAGATGGACAGCTTCCAGGCAGCCCCAGTCAG ACCTGGCTTGGAGTCCATCACGGACCGAGTGGCTCTCAGTGATTACGAAGCTCGGAGGTTATTAAACGCGCTGGTGAAAGAGTTCATACAGATGacagcagaagagctggagcAAGCCTCCGAGGGGAACAG cCTGGATAAACCCATTTCCAAACGCTGTGCCAGTCTGAGTACTTGTGTGCTGGGCAAACTGTCTCAAGAATTGCACAAATTGCAAACTTACCCTCGCACTGACGTCGGGGCTGGAACTCCTGGCAAGAAACGGAATGTGCTGAGTGACCTGGAACATGAACGCTATGCAAACTATGGGGAGAGCCCCTAG